CGACGATGAGGTCGACCGAGATCGTCACGACCGCGGTGACGACGTAGGCGGCCGCGTCGGCCCGCGTGGAGAACAGGATCGATCGGGCCGCGCGCCGGTTGACCATCCGGGAGGCGGTGACCATGAGCACGCCCGCCAGTGCCGCGAGCGGCACGGCGCCCACGGGGGCCGCCGCCACGAGCACGATGAGCAGCAGCACGACCGCGTGGGCGGAGGAGGCGACCCGGGTGCGGGCGCCGGCGCGCAGGTTGACGGCGGTGCGCGCGATCGCGCCCGTGGCGGGCATCCCGCCGAACAGGCCGGCACCGATCGAGGCGATCCCCTGCCCCACGAGCTCGCGGTCCGGGTCGTAGCGGCCGGTGTCGCCCATCGAGGCCGCCACCCGCACCGACAGCAGCGACTCGATGCCCGCGAGGGCCGCGACCGTGACGGCCGGCAGGAGCAGGGAGGCCGCCGTGGCCGCGTCGATCGCCGGCAGGCGCGGGGCGGTGATCGCGCTCGGCAGCTCGCCGATGACCGCGAGCGGCGTGGGTAGCACGAGCGCGATCACGGTGACAACGACGATCCCGACGAGCGAGCCGGGGATCCCCGAATGTATTCGGGGCAGGCCGATCATGCAGGCGGCCACGATCGCCACGGCCCCGAGCGACCACAGCAGGTAGACCGGCTCGGCGGCGGCGAGCGCCCGGTAGGCGGCGACGACGACGTTCGTGTGCTCGGGCGTACGACCGGCGACCGAGGGGATCTGCTGGAGGAAGATGATCACGCCGATGCCGAGGGTGAAGCCCTCGATCACCGGCCACGGGATGAAGGAGACGGTCCGCCCGAGCCGCAGCATCCCGGCCACGAGCACGATCACCCCGCCCATGAGGCTGACGAGCGCGACGGCCTCGATCCCGTGGGTGGCCACGATCGGGGCGAGCACGACGACCATGGCGCCGGTGGGTCCGGAGACCTGCACGTTCGAACCGCCGAAGACGGCCGCGAGGAAGCCGGCGACGATCGCGGTGACGAGGCCGGCCTGCGCGCCGGCGCCGGAGGAGATCCCGAAGCCGAGCGCCAGCGGCAGGGCGACGATCCCGACCGTCAGGCCGGCGAGCAGGTCACCGCGCCAACTGCGGCCCAGGCCGGCGTAGTCGGAACGTTGCGGCAGCAGCGTGCGGGCGTACTCCCAGGCACGGTTCATCGAGCACTCACGTGGGTCCCTTCCCGGTGGCACGGCGTGGCCACGGGCGGCCGGCCCCACCGCTCGTCACCATACCGATACCCGGGCGACGCAGCGGCGGGCCGGTGCCTCGGAGCGACTCAGAGCATCTCGAGCGGGGCCGGCCCGGTGGGCGGCGGGAAGGCGGCGTCGATGCGGCGCAGGTCCGCCGGCGTGAGCCGCAGCGTTCCCGCGCGGGCGTTGGCGCGCGCGTGCTCGGGCGAGGAGGCCTTCGGGATGGCGACCACGTCGCCGTCCCGGATCGCCCAGGCGAGCAGCACCTGCGCGACGTCGACCCCATGACCCTCGGCGACCTCGGCCAGCACCGGATCGCCCAGCAGCCGGCCCTGCTCGATGGGGGAGTAGGCCATCGTCGTGATCGCCGGGTCGCGGCGGCGGTGCGCCGGCAGCAGGTCGAACTCGACGCCCCGGCGCGAGGGGTTGTACAGGACCTGGTTGACGAGGGGCGGCGCGGGCAGGTCGGCCAGGTCGAGGGCGTCGAGGTTGCTCACTCCCCAGGCGCCGATGAGCCCGCGCCCGCGCAGATGCTCGAACGCCTCGACGGTCTCGGCCACGGGATGGGGGCCGGGCCAGTGGAGCAGGTAGAGGTCGATCCGGTCCGTCCCGAGAGCCCGCAGCGAGCGCTCGCAGGCCTCGATCGTGCCCCGGGCCGAGGCGTTCGAGGGCAGCACCTTGTCCACGAGGTAGACCTCGTCGCGCACCGGCGCGATCGCCTCCCCGACGAGGCTCTCGCTGCGGCCCCCGCCGTACATCTCGGCCGTGTCGACGAGGGTGAGGCCCGCCTCGATCCCCGCGCGCAGGGCCGCGATCTCGATGTCGCGTGTGCCCGGGTCGTCGCCCAGATACCAGGTGCCCTGCCCGAGCCTCGGCACGACGGTGCCGTCGGCCAGGGTGAGGGTGGCGGCGGTCGTCATCACGTCAGCCTAGCCGTGCCCACCCGTGGCGATCACGTGCCGATAGGTGCGTTCCCACCCCGCGGCGGTCGCCTGCCAGGGATGCGCCAGGGCGTGCTCGCGGCCCGCCCGGCCCAACTCGGCGGCGCGGCCGGGATCCTCGAGGAGGGAGCGGATCGTGCCGGCCCAGACCTCCGGGTCCCGGTCCGGCAGCAGGATGCCGGTGACCCCGTCGAGCACGGCGTCGCTCAGGCCCCCGGCACGGGAGGCGATGACCGGCCGGCCCGAGGCCGCGCCCTCGAGGGCGACGAGCCCGTACGTCTCGGAGTGGGAGGGCACGAGCACGGCGAGCGCGTGCCGCATCCGCTCGGCCAGGTCGGCCCGTCCGAGCGGACCGGCGAACTCCACGTCGCCGGCGACATGGAGGCCGCGGGCCAGCTCGTGCAGATCGGCGGCGTAGTCGGCGAAGCCGCCGGTCGGGGCGCCGGAGACCACGAGCAGCGGGCGCGGCTCGTCGAGGCGGGCGAGGGCCTCGATCGCCAGGTCGACGCCCTTGAGCGGTTCGAGCCGGGCGGCGACCACGAGTCGTGGCCGCCCGGCGGAGGTGCCCGGGACGGTCGGACCTGTCGGAGCGATCGGATGGAATTGTTCCGAGTCCACCCCCGGCGGCACCACGACCACCCGCGAGGGCGCGCTGCCGAGCCGGCCCACGGCCGTGTTCGCCTCGGCGTGGCTCACCGCGATCACAGCATCGGACTCGCGCGCGAGCAGCCGCTCACCGGGCAGGCGCCCCGGGCCCTCCGGGCGCTCCCCGAACGCGAGCGGATCGGCCGGGTCGGCGGCGATCGAGTGGAAGCTCTGCACGTGGCCCAGGCCGCGCTCGCGGGCGATCGCCAGCGCGCTCATCCCGGAGAACCAGTGGTGGGAGTGGAGGATGTCCCACGGTCCCTCGCGGGCGAGCGCCTCGGTGAACTCCTCGACGTGATCCTCGAGCTCGGCCTTGCTCAGCGGGGTGGGCGGGCCGGCCGGCAGATGGTGCACGACCACGCCCGGTGAGTGGGAGACCCGGGCCGGGGACGCGCCGTCCCCGCGCCGGCAGT
The window above is part of the Pseudactinotalea sp. HY158 genome. Proteins encoded here:
- a CDS encoding glycosyltransferase, whose amino-acid sequence is MSCQPGADGPPLRIALVSMHTSPIGRPGAGDVGGMNVVVRQVAERLGAAGHSVDIYCRRGDGASPARVSHSPGVVVHHLPAGPPTPLSKAELEDHVEEFTEALAREGPWDILHSHHWFSGMSALAIARERGLGHVQSFHSIAADPADPLAFGERPEGPGRLPGERLLARESDAVIAVSHAEANTAVGRLGSAPSRVVVVPPGVDSEQFHPIAPTGPTVPGTSAGRPRLVVAARLEPLKGVDLAIEALARLDEPRPLLVVSGAPTGGFADYAADLHELARGLHVAGDVEFAGPLGRADLAERMRHALAVLVPSHSETYGLVALEGAASGRPVIASRAGGLSDAVLDGVTGILLPDRDPEVWAGTIRSLLEDPGRAAELGRAGREHALAHPWQATAAGWERTYRHVIATGGHG
- a CDS encoding aldo/keto reductase; the protein is MTTAATLTLADGTVVPRLGQGTWYLGDDPGTRDIEIAALRAGIEAGLTLVDTAEMYGGGRSESLVGEAIAPVRDEVYLVDKVLPSNASARGTIEACERSLRALGTDRIDLYLLHWPGPHPVAETVEAFEHLRGRGLIGAWGVSNLDALDLADLPAPPLVNQVLYNPSRRGVEFDLLPAHRRRDPAITTMAYSPIEQGRLLGDPVLAEVAEGHGVDVAQVLLAWAIRDGDVVAIPKASSPEHARANARAGTLRLTPADLRRIDAAFPPPTGPAPLEML
- a CDS encoding SulP family inorganic anion transporter; translation: MNRAWEYARTLLPQRSDYAGLGRSWRGDLLAGLTVGIVALPLALGFGISSGAGAQAGLVTAIVAGFLAAVFGGSNVQVSGPTGAMVVVLAPIVATHGIEAVALVSLMGGVIVLVAGMLRLGRTVSFIPWPVIEGFTLGIGVIIFLQQIPSVAGRTPEHTNVVVAAYRALAAAEPVYLLWSLGAVAIVAACMIGLPRIHSGIPGSLVGIVVVTVIALVLPTPLAVIGELPSAITAPRLPAIDAATAASLLLPAVTVAALAGIESLLSVRVAASMGDTGRYDPDRELVGQGIASIGAGLFGGMPATGAIARTAVNLRAGARTRVASSAHAVVLLLIVLVAAAPVGAVPLAALAGVLMVTASRMVNRRAARSILFSTRADAAAYVVTAVVTISVDLIVAVIIGIVVAGFFALRSLSRSTGVRREQIRGAREPGDDRIALVRIRGPLFFAAADRVLEAVTGIDDVSVVVLQMSQLELVDATGAHTLSEIVQRLEARGVTVLIKGVRPGHSSLFETIGVLGSLRHHRHLFLELDDALAHARSHVRRERESATE